Proteins co-encoded in one Tachysurus fulvidraco isolate hzauxx_2018 chromosome 17, HZAU_PFXX_2.0, whole genome shotgun sequence genomic window:
- the LOC113635690 gene encoding endothelin receptor type B-like has protein sequence MKLVWLVILLLTGCSWASRFSRDSTKVVLGDVPNQEVESSAWNGSSTEQAGSRNSPRIPFPPMCVRPSEIKHTFKYINTVISCIIFVVGIIGNSTLLRIIYKNKCMRNGPNVLIGSLALGDLLYILIAIPINVFKLLAEDWPFGVCICKLMPFIQKASVGITVLSLCALSIDRYHAVTSWSRVKGMGIPLWKAVEVTLIWLLAVILAVPEALAFDIMETFYRGQKLLVCLLHPVQTTQFLQFYQDIKDWWLFGFYFCLPLACTGVFYTLMSCEMLKRKKGMRIALNDHMKQRREVAKTVFCLVVVFALCWLPLHLSRILKKTIYNPNDPNRCELLSFLLVMDYIGINMASLNSCINPVALYFVSQKFKNCFKSCLCCWCQRNSPAIEHGSGFRWKGSSLGNGLDRSSSRSSQKYSSS, from the exons ATGAAACTTGTGTGGCTGGTGATTTTACTCCTGACAGGCTGCAGCTGGGCTTCCCGTTTCAGTCGCGACTCAACCAAAGTTGTGCTCGGCGATGTTCCCAATCAGGAGGTAGAGAGCTCAGCCTGGAATGGCTCCAGTACAGAGCAGGCTGGGTCAAGGAACTCGCCCCGTATCCCATTCCCACCTATGTGTGTCAGGCCCAGTGAGATAAagcacacatttaaatacatcaaCACTGTCATATCCTGCATAATTTTTGTGGTAGGAATCATCGGAAACTCAACACTGCTGCGTATCATCTACAAGAACAAGTGCATGAGGAATGGACCGAATGTGCTCATTGGCAGCTTAGCTTTAGGAGATCTTCTCTACATACTCATTGCCATCCCTATCAACGTGTTTAAG CTGCTTGCAGAAGACTGGCCTTTTGGTGTGTGCATCTGCAAGCTCATGCCATTCATCCAAAAAGCCTCAGTGGGCATCACAGTTCTTAGCTTGTGCGCACTTAGTATTGACAG ATATCATGCTGTGACCTCATGGAGCCGGGTGAAGGGAATGGGGATTCCATTATGGAAAGCTGTGGAAGTAACCCTCATCTGGCTGCTAGCGGTGATCCTAGCGGTGCCCGAGGCTTTGGCCTTTGACATAATGGAGACATTTTATAGAGGCCAGAAACTGTTGGTGTGCTTGCTCCATCCTGTACAGACCACACAGTTCCTGCAG TTTTATCAGGATATAAAGGACTGGTGGCTGTTTGGCTTTTACTTCTGTTTACCACTGGCCTGCACTGGTGTCTTCTACACCCTCATGTCATGTGAGAtgctgaaaaggaaaaaaggaatgCGCATTGCTCTCAATGATCATATGAAGCAG CGACGGGAAGTGGCTAAAACTGTATTCTGCCTCGTGGTAGTCTTCGCTCTCTGCTGGTTGCCCCTGCACCTCAGCCGCATCCTGAAAAAGACAATCTACAATCCGAATGACCCCAACCGCTGTGAGCTCCTAAG CTTCCTTCTTGTGATGGACTACATTGGAATCAATATGGCCTCCCTCAACTCATGCATCAACCCTGTGGCTCTCTACTTTGTCAGCCAGAAGTTCAAAAATTGTTTCAAG TCATGCCTCTGTTGCTGGTGCCAGAGAAACTCTCCAGCCATCGAACATGGCTCAGGATTCCGCTGGAAAGGGTCAAGTCTTGGTAATGGTCTGGATCGGTCCAGCTCGCGGTCTAGTCAGAAGTACAGTTCCTCCTAA